A region of the Pempheris klunzingeri isolate RE-2024b chromosome 21, fPemKlu1.hap1, whole genome shotgun sequence genome:
gGGATACACAAGCCCATGAAATTGGCAGACCTCAGCGCTTGATAAGTGACTGGAGGACAACAATGACTCCTGATAAGTGCTGTCACAGCGCACAAACATTGGTTATTGTTTATGAAGCCTTGTGCGGTTCAGACTGGCAAACAGAAACCATAAAGATACACGAAACCCTATTTAAACCCTCTAAAATTAAAGTttagactctgtgtgtgtgtgtgtgtgtgtgtgcgcgcgcgcgcgcgcgtgcaCGTGTTCTTTGCAGATGTCAACTAAAGAAAACTAATCAAACACCTCTCATCTTTTTGTGAATGAGAGTGTGAGAGGAGTCATCGAGCCTCGGCGCCTATCAGGAGTCTCTGTGTTTATTCAGAGTCACTTAATGTTTTCTAATCGATTACCTAATGTCTCAAGTAATCAAGGGCGATTTGGTGATTTGGCGGAGTCATTGACCTCTCTTGGCTTCTGAGCCCTGGCTCGCAGAGCGGGCAAGGGGCCCATAGGGGGTCAGCGCCAGGCGGGGGGCCAAAAGCCCCAAATGATGGCTGATGTCAGAGTTGAGGACAATTAGCCATTTTGCGCTTCATTGCAAACTTTTAAAGTCACATAATTCGATTGCGCCAATAAGCGTATCAGATGTCGTTTAGGGGGATCCCGCGTACTGTCCAAGCCACTTATTATTAAGCCTGCGCATTCAAATGCGCCGTTGGACAACGTTTGATACAAGAAGCGCACTGACAGCAGCGTATTTGCAGAAATTCTATCGATATAGTGACCAGCTGCTCTGTATCATTTACTCCCAGAACATCAACACCCTAAATCCACTAAAATCCTCtatcaaaacatttctgttccatcattgagaaagaaaaacttTCCAGCACTGTGCAAAGGCGGATTTTCCCCCCAAAGTACTGCGCAAGAACTGATCATCTTTAAACACTCGCCTCAATCTCCATCAGACTCAGATCCCTCTGTTTAAATGTCAGGAGGACAGCTGGGCTTAAATCAAATTCCAATCATACCAATAGAACATTTGCGGCAGTGCAGTGAACAAATCTGGGCCTTGTAGGCTGCTGCCCTATATCTTCCCATGCAGGCAGCGCCACAGCACTGCCTGCAAGCGTTTACAGTGCAGACCGTTGTGGCGATGGTGCTACAGGGCAAGGCCGCGCAGACGCTCCTTCCACCGAGCAGTGATCTCAGCAGCATCAGCTAAATACTTTCTGACcacaaacatggctgccagcGTGGAAAGTGGATGGGACACATTTGTACAGGGCTGATGAGCGCAGCGGTGACGCGCAGCTGGTTGTAGCCTGGATGAAAAGTTGCGCTATGAAGCCGACAGACAGTGATCAATAGAGGGCGAAAAGCATGAAGAATAAATACATATGCAGTATTAGCACACAGGCATTAATTCGGCCTCTAAATTAATCCCCTATACATGCATCACTTCTTTAAATCTGGTGCTGCAGCTTGTGATTTAAAGCGAGTGCGCGCGCTCCATCCacagagtctgtctgtgtttgtccttcATTACATCTCTGCTGCAAACTATAAATATCAACAGAGCGCCCACTGAACCCTACCAGCAGACAAATACTGTATGAAAGAAACACATATAAAGagcactccacacacacacacacacacacacttcatcctCGAGCATCATCTGCCTGCAGAAGACGCTTAAtcacacaaaatgtttcatgttaACCCCTAGCATACATTTTATTTCGCATATTCTCCAGAATATTTGATAACAACAGGCCTCACACTTATTAATTACTATGCGGGAATCAACTGTAATTGGTTTCGTTGAGACAAGCAGCAGTTATGGATTGAATTAGTCAAATTCAGCAGGGTATTCCTGACTGGCTCTTCAAATTTCAAAcctccttgttttttttgttttttttggtgtgttttttttcggaggtttttttggtgtgtttttttttaatgactttcgCTGTGGGGCATTACCAGAAACTGGCTCTACCTGTTTAAGATCAAATTAGGGTAAAATTACAATGttgtattaaaaatgtatgcaaattaTAGGCTAGTATCAGTGTTAACAAACGACAGACAATGGGATTTGGAGTTTCTTTAACACTCCAATTCCATTACACAAAAAGGCACAATTACAGGCCTTGCgatcctcctcatcttctcctcAACTAATAATGCGCACAAATATCCACCATTGTCACAGATACCACTATTTCTAATGCGTTCGTTTCACCctcaaacactgttttcattcaaGCAAACACCGATAAATTTATTAaataacattagcattaatgGCACACGTGAGGGGCTTCCTTTTTACACTAATACCAATGAATGCAGTTTTAATACGATTGTTTTCCCTTAAAGTGACTATTTATGCTGTTCCCCCCTCACATCCACCATAGCAGGAGCAGCCGGGTAGTCTCTCCCCTTTATGAGTGAGCTATTGTGCCTGAGGACAGGATCCCACACACAATCTGAAGACTGAGCCAACAAAAACAGGGCCTGACAGACAATGCCTCGCTTCACCTGCTCCAGCACTGTGCATCGCAATTATGCCAAGGACATGTACAGTTAGGCTTCATTCACCCTCCTGCAAAACAACTGCCTCAGAATTAAACCAGGGCCCGAAAATCATGCAGATAATAAATATGGCTGCAGAGGAGATTggagaggggaagggggaggaagggggtggggtggggtggggtgggtgggtaGCCCAGTGCTCTCCCAGTGTTACAATATTTTAAACTGCATGGTTACCAGACAGTGAAATAGGGAAAGCAAGAAACAATACCAAGATGCATATATCACCAGACTGATTCATGCTCCAGACGAGATTGATTTCGAGCTATAGGTGCCACGCCATCAATATACAATCAAACTCAACTCAAATGTTATGCAAGGGCCTGCTCGCTGCAGCTCTGCACGCAGAACGAAGCAAAGGCCAGCATCAGCTATGCTATTACAGCCAGCGTGATAGCCACATTCATGGAGCCACTCAGCCAAACACAACGACATGAGACTAAATACCAGCCAGAGCAGGAGATTCGTTATGAAAGTATTACGATTGTGGCACGAAACACAGAACAATCCTGCATACTGAGCGCTGATTGTTCATTGATTACACCGAGAGGCAAACAACATAACAAATATTTGATGCATGTCTTTGAATAAGGCTCCAGCACAGAATAAACGGGGGAGAGCCAAATATAGCCTATAACAACCAAACATTGCACACCAGGCCTATATACATCTCAGAGGGTTTTAGCTGGAGGGGTGGCGCTGCACACTTCAAACGAGAATATATCCATTGTTGTGAGCCATTTGGCCTGCATAAGATCCTGTGCTCTGAACTAGGGAGTTTAAagtaagactttttttttttattatacttGAGGGAAACAATGAGTTCAGCTGCTTATTGCAAGGAGCAATCGTCAGGGGAGACTTAAACTCAATTACTGTAGCCGTTCAGAATGGGAAAAAAATactaagacaaaaaaaaaaaaacacacccgGGCGTAGCAGGcagttaataaaaaattaaaagatatgAATAAAAATCGAGATGAAGCgtatcaaatatttattttttttctgggcAACAAAGGACTATAATACATTGACAGGCATGGGAACTATTGCCAGCACATGTCTATACAATACAGCTAAAACCGCCTCCAATTTTGGACATTATCGGACATAACAAGATATCAGGTGGtcccaaaaaatgttttttgaatgtcttccaacatttaaaaaaaagacaatattccatttattgcttttatgGTGCTTCAAGGAGAGAACAAGAGGTGAAACGTATTCTGATTGGCACAACACATAAAAGCTTGTAGAAAAAcgaaaatagaaacacaaaaaaaaaaaaaaaaaaaaaaacagttctcCTCAGGGTCTCACTTATGCTCTGtctcaaatttaaaaaaaaaaaaaactgaataaggatgatatatagagagagaaatggaagtTTATTTCTATTAAATTTGTTCACTTGCTTCAATGTCGCCTCAACATGCTACAAGAGGGCTGAATTGAAATATcccagagaaataaaaatacccCAAACTTCTGTTTTCTAAGAACCATAAAATCACATGAAGAACTAACCGAATATTCAAACCCACTAAAACAGGAGGCaccagataaataaaaaaagaagtttcAACAGACGCACCATATTTACAATTCCCATTAAattacacataaataaatatatacatacatgaacACTGATTCCCTTATATAACCGTGAATCGTGTTGAAATTCAAAAAGTTCAAGTTGGTCGCTTGGAGAGAGAGTCGAAGAGTCTACAACTGAAGTCATGACATGGAGCTCTGTggattttctctttgtttttcaagtTTATTATTCACAATACTGATAAGAATTCATCCTCTTTTAGCTTCGTTTTTGTCACAATCGTAAAATTGAGATATAGAGGGGTCGCTGGATTTCAGTCCATTCGTTGCAGCTCATAAAAAATAAGGGGAGTACATAAAAAGTCCTCTGGCTGAGGCAATACACCTTTTCCTCGCCCTGGAGCTgttcctctgcagctttttttcttttcttttttttttttaaataacatttcgTATGGTTCAGGTGTTGGAAGAAGAAGATTCTTGCGTCGCGTCCCCGTGAATCCAAAGTGGGATGTagaaacaaaacatgtaaaaccgCGCAAGATCAGGAAGTGGCACGTTTAACTTTATCAATAGTATTTATAAggtatttataatatttatattggATGGGTGGGGGGGCCGGGGCGAGgcgtggagggggggggtgtgggTAGGTGTAGAAGAAGGGCCCTGGGGTTTGGCTCTCGGTGAAGGAGGGATGGAAACATCACTTTCTGTGCTTCTCGTCTTTGTCTCCGCCTTTAGTGCCGTTATCTGAGTGACTGTTGGGGTTGTTGTTGAGGTACATTTTGTCCATGGCTTTGATTGCCTCGGTCAGATAGTTCTGCAAGGCCGTGACGGCCGCGCACAGCGCCGGGGTCCCGAATCCGTGCGAGATTAGACTGAAGTGGGTCAAACAGCTCTGGATTCCAGGTTCAAGAATGGGCTGCGGCCGCGAGTTTCCCAGCGGTGAGCGGTCCTGGGACAGCAGGTCTGTGAACTCTTTGCAGACTTGcctaaaacagagagagagagagagagagacgcgtGTTAATGAGCAAATCCCTGCATGCATTTTAATGTCCGgataaaaataaaccaaaagtgGGCTCAGTGCAAATAgggtacatttttaaaagcagccAGTCCTGCAGGGGTGCTGGGCTGGAAATTCTAAAATTGCTCAAAGCAGGTGAAGAGTGACAATTTCTCCTGTTTCTagcaaatcaacatttttttttttttacagcctttATTAGTGGAGCAaaattgtgtttctctttctgctttgtttttagaaattaacacttggctgaaaaaaaaaaaaaaaaaaaaatgtcccgCAGCAACAAACAGGTGGAAATTAATCTGTGGGCTCAGTGGCAggatgttttccttttgtttaaaaaacaaacacaaagcgACCTGTCGATGCAAACTGAACATCTTCAGCAGTTTGAACATCAGTCGCTGGatatttaaattcaaaaaaAGCACCAAccaataaaacagcagagcCACAAAATGCATCCTTCAGAAGACATCTTCATCCTGATGCATCTCACTTACATTCAGCACACTATGGACtcatagaaaacatttttttttttttatataacgTGTAGAAATTGTATTCTGCCGTTAAAATGTGAGTTAGCGCGGGTTTACTCTCCATTTCATGGCACTGGTATTTTAATAAGACTCAAAAGCCTGTAATAAGCGGTtacagctgacagctgtttgatTGGAGCGGCCCATCATCAATATTAAATGCAGTGCTTCTGCGTCTCTGAGCCTTTTAAGGAATGCCCATGTTGCAGTTAACGAATAGTAAAAATAGCCAAACACCAATGGCAGCGAACCAGCTATGTGTCAATGTCACTGAAATCACAAGGCAAACTAAACACTGCTGTGCGTGTGAATGAGGGAAAGGCCCagtcaacacagcagcagcagcagcagcacatttcactgcactgtcCAGATTTTAATTAGGATTTAAAATATTACACCGAATCAAGTGTttaaataaaagaggaaaaaaaaagaaaaaaaatacgtGTGTGGAATTGGCAGAGACATCCAGTGGCATGtgatgtgtgagagtgtgagtgtgtgtgtgtgtgtgttgctacaAAATAAAGTGTATTAATTAGCCTACCATTAGCCTAGCATGGAGCAGTGATGACAGTGTGTGCTGTCGTGATCACGGTTGTGTGCAAACTCTGCAAATACGTGTTCCAAACAAAATATTGAATCTGTAATAAGAAAACTGCATTTTGATAAcgttgcgtgtgtgtgtgtgtgtttatttgacagtttgcacacacacacacacacacacacacacacagtggcacagTATGGGATGCATTTGGTGTGACATAGTGAAATGTGATAATAGCACTTACTTCGTGGCCAATagcatgttttttctttggaCTTGTTCGTTTGGGTCGGAGTGCTGACGGTTTACATACTCAGCTACTGCCTTGGCTGGAAACTCGGTCTCGCATACATAACCAAAATCCCTGGCAAGATGTACCGCTTCGCCTGAGAAatagaagagaaagagaaggggaaaaaaaaaaaagagaggttGAATGTGTGCTTGCTTATTAAATATGCTTACATCAAATTCAGAGCGGTTCACACTCCCCTTCTTGGACCAACACATGATTAATCTGATCTGAGCGCAGCGTCCACGCTGTTGATGCGAGCAGACAGCAGGGTTATAGCACCTGTGTCTTCCCAACAGCACTAATGATGATGGCAACAACAATAATAGCCtggaaataataatactaaAGCAGCCACTAGCTGTCAATACACGTCAGGCTCCCTCCTTCGTACCGTGAGAACGCTTAAATATGGAGGAGAAACAATAAGTGGGTATGAAATATCTCCGGAGCGTCATGCTTAACACCATGTCATTGATTACCAATGCCTGCACATTATTGAAAGTCCAGCAGATCACACAGGCATGGGGAAGCAATTTTAAAGGGCTATACCTAAATCTCACTTTCTCCTTCCATACTCTTGCTGTGAGAATTACAGGTTTCATTCCGTCCGAGTCTGAGCTGGCCTCTCTTGTtggttgacttttttttttttttttttttcttctccaaagTCTTTGGTTTTAATTTCCTGAAGcagttgagtttttttttttactgcggGGCTTCCTGCCCATAAGCCTCCACTCCGGAAGAACGCATGCGCCAATCAGCATCAAAGCTCAAGTCCAGTAAACTCGTTTCCATAAAATGGAGCGGATCATAAACAATGACAGCgctggagaaaaaaagcaaaaaaaaaaaaaaaagcagtgtcCCTTCACTAAATAACCGGCTGCCTTCACCCCCATCCTCTGTCatccaccccccctctctcacgTGCCACCACCCACTTATTACCCAGAATCATCCATTTCTCCAGGCTCATTACAATACAGCACCACATTTCTACGAAGCACAATGGACACTGCTATTCCGTCCTCTTCTGCAATAATGATTAACAGGAACCAATGAACCATCGCAGGCTTTCACCTTTGGAAACCCACTGCACACCAAATACCACTGCACTGAATAATAAGGTTCAACTCTGCAAGCAAAATGGATTTATCCGCGTAAAAGCCATCTTTCTAGCGCACTATAATTGACTAATTTATTCTTTAATGGGCCCAAAATATATAGCTCCCAATAGGTCAGCGCCGTGCCATTTGCATGCAACAAAAATCTTCGCTGAAAAACCAAAGCATGGGAAGCTATTAAGGAAAGAATTAAGTCACCATTAAAAAATCAGCGCTGCGCTGCCACATCCAGGCGATATTAATGTTTGAAACAATGCGGGGTTAATAAATCAATCGACTTCTCATCCATGAGGTGCAACAGCTCAGCGGTGCCCAATAAACAAGCAGCACTCAATAATTAACTGGACTTCAACACAAATGCATCCAGTGTATAAACTAGGCCAGGCGTGGACCTGCAAGTGTGCTCCTGAAAGCGGAGGCCAACGCAGCAAAGCCACTAGAATTACCAGCaccatgctctctctctctcctctctctctctctctctctctctctcacacacacacacacacacacatccttcatGCTTTATTACTTGCGAGGCAAAGTCGGTCCACATTACACGGATGAGCGCATATGCTGATTTccaacacagagaaagagagagagagtgagagagagagagagagagagagagacagagtgtgagagagagagagagagtgagagagagagagagagagagagaaagagagacagagtgtgagagagagagagagagagagagtgagagagagagagagagagagagagagagagagagagagagaaaaggaaaaaaaaaacccagtttGCAAGCAAGCACCTGATATCGCGGGAGCAACAAGAGTGGGAACGTGATTTACGGCACCCGACTTACCTTCGACTAGTGACGTCAGCAAGGTGACGTTGGCTGCCTTGCGTCTGCCCGCAGGTAGATTCAAGCCGATTTTATCCAGCTTCTCCCTTAAGGACCTTCCTCCGTTCTTAGACTTGGCCCTGCGGCAGCAAAACAAGGCGAACGTTTcaacatgtgtgtgtaggtactGTGCGACATGCCAGTGAATTTAGGGACAAGTCACCTAGGCAGTATTCAGGACCTCTCATGGCTGTGTGCTATCACTTCAGATGACTCTTTCTCACTCTGATCTGTGCATCATGTAAACACGTGTCAGCCAGTGAGCGTGGCTCAGCTCTTTTCCCCCAACTAAAAGGTGAGTGGAGTGAATTTGGTTGgctttgtccccccccccccccacactacCACCACCTCACCCCCCACACTCCTCATTCAGGCTATAAATAATACTAAAAGAGCCCGGCCTTTTCAGCAGCAGACAAATAAtgtacaaaatgaataaataaagccCTACTTAATAGGCAGCACTATTACTGGCTGCGTGTCTGCAGCACTTCAGCAGACAGTTCACTGGAGACcaatgttttcatgtgtaatGCCTTCACTGGGCCTATAGAGCTGAGGTTGAAACAGACTAGGCCTACATtaatttgagagagagagagagagagagggagagagagagagagcgctagGGATGTTAATATGGAATTTAACAGACCCCTCCTGCTTTAAATGCAGGAGCTAGGTGTCATGGTTGGTCGATTTTAATTATTCTTggtacagaggagagagagagagagagagagagagagagagagagagagagagagagagagagagagagagaggtgcacGCTCACAGAGAGAATGGATTGTAGAATGAgagagttcacacacacacacacacacacacaggtatataGAGAAGGGAGGTTTTTGCAGCCTCTCAGTCAGACTCACCTCCTCAGCACCCCGCCCAGCAGAGAGGCGTTGAGGCACTCGGGCGGCGAGAGGCGTCTCTGCACCTCTGCCACCGTGACCTTGTACTTTGAtgtggagctgaggagggacAGGCGACCCGGAACTGAGCAGAACACCTCGTTGGGGTTTACCACCCCTCCGAAAAGACCGTCCTTATTTACGGGGATGGCGGAGATGTTGTTGTTCTTGGATAGGGACACTGGACctaagggagggagagagagagagagacggggggagaaagagagagatggtgggatggagggagggagggagggaggggggtgaaacagagagagaccgTGCTCAGTGAATTTCATGCAATGCAGAGCCTTAACTAAATGAGAAGGGGGGATTTAGGCCCCGGATTTAGAGTTTAGCACCACATGTGTACACTTTGAGCAACAAGGACATGCAGAGAAAAgcgacaataataataaaaacaacaataataataataacaatagtaataatgataataataagtgtgtgtgtagtgtacagTCATTAACATCAGGACTATTGGGTTCTACACATGTGAAAAATATATGGACTCATCTGTGTTTTATCTCAAACACACCAGTCAAAACATGTATGTGCACatctcagcagcagacagcgaGTATCTCCAGTATCAGAGCGCTCCTACACTTTCTTCATGCGCTCGCCACACCGTGGATCGACTCTGCACGAAGCAACCACACCAACCGAGGGATTTGGTAAAGTCTACCTATTTTGACATATCCTCGGTATCCAGCAAAACTCCGTCGCCCGTGTGTGATTTCACACCGAggagggggtgtggggggggctcAGCACTACTGGGCTTTACACCGTTTTGGTGTGCAGTAACCGGAGACAAAGGGGACTGTGCGCCTTTGGATAGATCACTTGTGACATTAATGGCTCAGGGGAGCCTAATAGAGACAATAGGAGTTAAACGAACTCTTGAGATTACTAATATAAGAAGCCAATTATCATGTTGATGCGCAGATAGACagactccaaaaaaaaaagggaaagaatgGAAAAACGACACAAGTGaagacagagaaggaaagaaaggaatGTAAAATTGCTCCATTTCTTAT
Encoded here:
- the tfap2a gene encoding transcription factor AP-2-alpha isoform X4, whose product is MLWKLTDNIKYEDCEDRHDGTSNGTARLPQLGGVGQSPYTSAPPLSHTPNSDFQPPYFPPPYQPIYPQSQDPYSHVNDPYSINSLHAQPQPQHPGWPGQRQGQDSGLLHQHRSLPHQLCREYRREVLLPSGHGIDTGLSDSIPIHGIPHSLEDVQHSGDQGIHIPDQTVIKKGPVSLSKNNNISAIPVNKDGLFGGVVNPNEVFCSVPGRLSLLSSTSKYKVTVAEVQRRLSPPECLNASLLGGVLRRAKSKNGGRSLREKLDKIGLNLPAGRRKAANVTLLTSLVEGEAVHLARDFGYVCETEFPAKAVAEYVNRQHSDPNEQVQRKNMLLATKQVCKEFTDLLSQDRSPLGNSRPQPILEPGIQSCLTHFSLISHGFGTPALCAAVTALQNYLTEAIKAMDKMYLNNNPNSHSDNGTKGGDKDEKHRK
- the tfap2a gene encoding transcription factor AP-2-alpha isoform X1, which translates into the protein MKMLWKLTDNIKYEDCEDRHDGTSNGTARLPQLGGVGQSPYTSAPPLSHTPNSDFQPPYFPPPYQPIYPQSQDPYSHVNDPYSINSLHAQPQPQHPGWPGQRQGQDSGLLHQHRSLPHQLCREYRREVLLPSGHGIDTGLSDSIPIHGIPHSLEDVQSVEDQGIHIPDQTVIKKGPVSLSKNNNISAIPVNKDGLFGGVVNPNEVFCSVPGRLSLLSSTSKYKVTVAEVQRRLSPPECLNASLLGGVLRRAKSKNGGRSLREKLDKIGLNLPAGRRKAANVTLLTSLVEGEAVHLARDFGYVCETEFPAKAVAEYVNRQHSDPNEQVQRKNMLLATKQVCKEFTDLLSQDRSPLGNSRPQPILEPGIQSCLTHFSLISHGFGTPALCAAVTALQNYLTEAIKAMDKMYLNNNPNSHSDNGTKGGDKDEKHRK
- the tfap2a gene encoding transcription factor AP-2-alpha isoform X3 — translated: MLVHSFSAMDRHDGTSNGTARLPQLGGVGQSPYTSAPPLSHTPNSDFQPPYFPPPYQPIYPQSQDPYSHVNDPYSINSLHAQPQPQHPGWPGQRQGQDSGLLHQHRSLPHQLCREYRREVLLPSGHGIDTGLSDSIPIHGIPHSLEDVQSVEDQGIHIPDQTVIKKGPVSLSKNNNISAIPVNKDGLFGGVVNPNEVFCSVPGRLSLLSSTSKYKVTVAEVQRRLSPPECLNASLLGGVLRRAKSKNGGRSLREKLDKIGLNLPAGRRKAANVTLLTSLVEGEAVHLARDFGYVCETEFPAKAVAEYVNRQHSDPNEQVQRKNMLLATKQVCKEFTDLLSQDRSPLGNSRPQPILEPGIQSCLTHFSLISHGFGTPALCAAVTALQNYLTEAIKAMDKMYLNNNPNSHSDNGTKGGDKDEKHRK
- the tfap2a gene encoding transcription factor AP-2-alpha isoform X2; translated protein: MSIMGKMGDWQDRHDGTSNGTARLPQLGGVGQSPYTSAPPLSHTPNSDFQPPYFPPPYQPIYPQSQDPYSHVNDPYSINSLHAQPQPQHPGWPGQRQGQDSGLLHQHRSLPHQLCREYRREVLLPSGHGIDTGLSDSIPIHGIPHSLEDVQSVEDQGIHIPDQTVIKKGPVSLSKNNNISAIPVNKDGLFGGVVNPNEVFCSVPGRLSLLSSTSKYKVTVAEVQRRLSPPECLNASLLGGVLRRAKSKNGGRSLREKLDKIGLNLPAGRRKAANVTLLTSLVEGEAVHLARDFGYVCETEFPAKAVAEYVNRQHSDPNEQVQRKNMLLATKQVCKEFTDLLSQDRSPLGNSRPQPILEPGIQSCLTHFSLISHGFGTPALCAAVTALQNYLTEAIKAMDKMYLNNNPNSHSDNGTKGGDKDEKHRK